A part of Palaemon carinicauda isolate YSFRI2023 chromosome 8, ASM3689809v2, whole genome shotgun sequence genomic DNA contains:
- the LOC137644841 gene encoding perlucin-like protein: MKALALIFGAFLISGANCINCEDGWVAIQDHCFRFHQDVAMPWADAAIFCNDVGAHLAMIVDADAHRSFYEYILTYGLTGSYWLGASDTSFEGDWKWEKDGSRVPRGTPFWALHSTVFGWTHEPAGGSGENCLALDSARKFYFNDLDCNKIHHPICMK, translated from the exons ATTGTATTAATTGTGAGGATGGTTGGGTTGCTATCCAGGACCACTGCTTCCGGTTTCACCAGGATGTCGCCATGCCCTGGGCAGATGCCGCTATATTCTGCAATGACGTGGGTGCCCATCTGGCAATGATCGTAGATGCGGACGCCCATCGTAGCTTCTACGAGTACATCCTTACTTACG GTCTCACCGGCAGCTACTGGCTAGGTGCAAGTGACACGTCATTTGAGGGGGACTGGAAATGGGAAAAGGACGGTTCCAGGGTTCCACGCGGCACACCATTCTGGGCCTTACATTCAACGGTTTTCG GCTGGACTCATGAACCAGCTGGAGGGTCTGGAGAGAACTGTTTGGCACTAGACTCTGCTCGAAAGTTTTATTTCAACGACCTTGACTGCAACAAGATCCACCACCCCATCTGCATGAAGTAG